A portion of the Flavobacterium magnum genome contains these proteins:
- the mtaB gene encoding tRNA (N(6)-L-threonylcarbamoyladenosine(37)-C(2))-methylthiotransferase MtaB has product MEKRKVAFYTLGCKLNFSETSTIARSFQDEGFERVDFEEVADIYVINTCSVTENADKQFKQYVKKAMKLNDKAFVAAVGCYAQLKPEELAAVDGVDLVLGATEKFKITDYINDLSKNDMGEVHSCEIAEADFYVGSYSIGDRTRAFLKVQDGCDYKCTYCTIPLARGISRSDALENVLKNAKEISEQNIKEIVLTGVNIGDYGKGEFGNKKHEHTFLELVQALDDVDGIERLRISSIEPNLLRNETIEFVSKSRTFVPHFHIPLQSGSNDILKKMKRRYLREVYTERVNKIREVMPHACIGVDVIVGFPGETDEHFLETYHFLNDLDISYLHVFTYSERDNTEAALMDGVVPANVRAKRSKMLRGLSVKKRRAFYESQLGTSRTVLFEGENKEGYIHGFTENYVKVKTPWNPELVNTLHDITLTRIDEDGSVRMEFNEVLP; this is encoded by the coding sequence ATGGAAAAGAGGAAAGTTGCTTTTTATACTTTAGGCTGTAAACTGAATTTTTCGGAAACGTCTACTATTGCCCGAAGTTTTCAGGACGAAGGTTTTGAGCGTGTTGATTTTGAGGAAGTTGCTGATATTTATGTGATCAATACCTGTTCGGTTACGGAGAACGCCGACAAGCAGTTTAAGCAGTATGTGAAGAAGGCGATGAAGCTGAATGACAAGGCATTTGTCGCGGCTGTTGGCTGTTATGCGCAGTTGAAACCTGAGGAATTGGCGGCTGTAGATGGCGTTGACCTGGTGTTGGGAGCGACTGAAAAATTTAAGATTACGGATTATATCAACGATTTGTCCAAGAATGATATGGGCGAGGTGCATTCGTGTGAGATTGCCGAAGCCGATTTTTATGTGGGCAGTTACTCGATTGGCGACCGTACGCGTGCGTTCCTGAAAGTACAGGACGGTTGTGATTATAAATGTACCTATTGCACGATTCCGTTGGCGCGTGGGATTTCGCGCAGCGATGCTTTGGAAAATGTGCTGAAGAATGCAAAAGAGATTTCTGAGCAAAATATTAAGGAAATCGTGCTGACGGGTGTCAATATTGGGGATTATGGTAAAGGCGAGTTTGGGAATAAGAAACACGAGCATACGTTTTTAGAATTGGTGCAGGCTTTGGATGACGTGGACGGGATTGAGCGGCTGCGTATTTCCTCGATTGAACCGAATTTACTTCGGAATGAAACCATCGAATTCGTTTCAAAAAGCCGCACTTTTGTGCCGCATTTCCATATTCCCCTGCAATCCGGAAGCAATGACATCCTGAAGAAAATGAAGCGCCGTTATCTGCGCGAGGTGTACACGGAGCGGGTGAATAAAATCCGTGAAGTGATGCCGCATGCGTGCATTGGCGTGGATGTGATTGTGGGATTTCCGGGTGAAACCGATGAACATTTCCTTGAGACGTATCATTTCCTGAATGACCTTGATATTTCGTATTTGCATGTTTTCACTTACTCGGAGCGCGACAATACGGAAGCGGCTTTAATGGATGGCGTCGTTCCGGCAAATGTACGGGCAAAACGCAGTAAGATGTTACGTGGTTTGTCTGTCAAAAAACGCCGTGCTTTTTATGAAAGTCAGCTTGGCACTTCAAGAACGGTCTTATTCGAAGGCGAAAATAAGGAAGGTTACATTCATGGCTTTACCGAAAACTACGTCAAGGTGAAAACCCCTTGGAACCCGGAATTGGTGAACACTTTACACGACATTACGTTGACGAGGATTGACGAGGACGGTAGTGTAAGGATGGAGTTTAATGAGGTTTTGCCCTAA
- a CDS encoding ABC transporter substrate-binding protein, whose translation MKFIIRYISIFCITLTFFACNKTDQSGKDLLVFRYNEIATISSLDPAFSKNQAMIWPCNQLYNGLVQLDDSLHIQPDIAKSWQISDDGKTYTFTIRNDVYFHKDAAFGKDSTRTVRAADFEYSLKRLTDEKVASPGSWIMQNVESLKTVNDSVFEIRLTKAFPAFLGLLAMKYASVVPKEAVAHYGSDFRSHPVGTGPFRFKFWEENVKLVLRKNPIYFEKDENGVRLPYLEAVAITFLPDRQSGFLQFVQGNIDFTSGLDPSYTNEILTQKGQLQPKYKDKVNLVTSPYLNTEYLGFRMDGGDKAVLDKRIRQALNYGFDRHKMLLYLRNNMGIPAVNGMIPAGLPGFNNIRGYDYDLEKARQLVADYKKTTGDKNPKITLSTNASYIDIGEFLQREWQKTGLTVEVDVSPPATLRTAISTGKVSFFRASWIADYPDAENYLSLFYSKNFAPDGPNYTHFKSAEFDRLYELASKETDNEKRYALYEQMDKLVIDEAPVIPLFYDKVARFTLKNVQGLGINPLNLVNLKRVKKGKPL comes from the coding sequence ATGAAATTTATAATCCGTTACATATCAATATTTTGTATCACCTTAACGTTTTTCGCCTGCAACAAAACCGATCAGTCCGGAAAAGACCTCCTCGTTTTCCGGTATAACGAAATTGCGACCATCAGCTCACTCGATCCGGCTTTTTCAAAAAACCAGGCCATGATCTGGCCGTGCAATCAATTATACAACGGACTCGTACAGCTCGACGACAGCCTGCACATCCAGCCCGATATTGCCAAATCATGGCAGATTTCAGACGATGGCAAAACCTACACTTTTACAATACGCAACGATGTGTATTTCCATAAAGATGCTGCGTTTGGCAAAGACTCCACCCGCACTGTCAGAGCCGCAGATTTTGAATACAGCCTGAAAAGACTGACTGACGAAAAAGTCGCCTCACCCGGAAGCTGGATCATGCAAAATGTCGAAAGCCTTAAAACCGTTAACGATTCCGTTTTTGAAATCAGACTGACGAAAGCATTTCCGGCATTTTTAGGTTTGCTTGCGATGAAATATGCATCTGTTGTACCCAAAGAAGCGGTGGCACATTACGGTAGTGATTTCCGTTCACATCCCGTGGGCACCGGCCCGTTCCGGTTTAAATTCTGGGAGGAAAATGTGAAACTCGTATTGCGCAAAAACCCGATCTATTTTGAAAAGGATGAAAACGGCGTCCGCCTCCCCTACCTCGAAGCCGTCGCGATTACATTTCTTCCCGACCGCCAAAGCGGTTTCCTGCAATTCGTGCAGGGCAACATCGACTTTACTTCGGGTCTCGATCCTTCTTACACCAATGAAATCCTGACCCAGAAAGGACAGCTGCAGCCAAAATATAAAGACAAGGTCAATCTTGTGACGAGCCCGTATCTCAATACCGAATATCTTGGGTTTCGTATGGATGGCGGCGATAAGGCAGTTTTAGACAAACGCATCCGCCAAGCGCTGAATTATGGTTTTGACCGTCATAAAATGCTTTTGTATTTGCGCAATAACATGGGAATTCCGGCAGTAAACGGTATGATTCCCGCTGGTCTTCCGGGTTTCAACAATATTAGAGGGTATGATTATGATCTGGAAAAAGCACGTCAGTTGGTGGCAGATTATAAAAAAACAACTGGTGACAAAAACCCGAAAATTACGTTAAGCACTAATGCGTCTTATATTGACATCGGCGAGTTCCTGCAGCGCGAATGGCAGAAAACCGGTTTGACCGTCGAGGTTGATGTGAGTCCGCCTGCCACTTTACGCACCGCAATCTCCACCGGAAAAGTATCGTTCTTCCGCGCGAGCTGGATTGCAGATTATCCTGACGCCGAAAATTACCTGTCGCTGTTTTACAGCAAGAACTTCGCTCCTGATGGCCCCAATTACACCCATTTCAAAAGTGCGGAATTTGATCGCCTGTACGAACTCGCATCAAAGGAAACCGACAACGAAAAACGTTATGCGCTTTATGAACAAATGGACAAACTGGTCATTGACGAAGCACCGGTAATCCCGTTATTTTATGATAAGGTGGCGCGGTTTACCTTGAAAAATGTGCAGGGATTGGGCATCAACCCGTTGAATTTGGTGAATTTGAAACGGGTTAAGAAAGGCAAACCTTTGTAA
- a CDS encoding GlmU family protein, with protein MNYILFDGTVRNALLPFTFTRPVADIRIGILTIREKWEKYLGSTTTTLTEEYLSEKFPMVEMEENVMINASFLPNDVLAEMVRGLEPGQAIFKGEEVIAFFTQDTQEEVDFDAYEITEFHDDCLTVAHPWDIFAKNDAALREDFDLITEDRQSQPIPNSVNVIAAENIFIEEGAKLEFVTLNASTGPIYIGKNAEIMEGSIIRGPFALCEGAQVKLGAKVYGATTVGPFSRIGGEVSNSVLFAYSNKGHDGFLGNSVLGEWCNLGADTNNSNLKNNYEEVKLWSYETEGFAKTGLQFCGLMMGDHSKCGINTMFNTGTVVGVSANIFGSGFPRNFVPSFSWGGASGFTTYITKKAFETAKIVMSRRNVEFDEKEARILEHVFEETKKWRKE; from the coding sequence ATGAACTACATCCTTTTCGACGGCACTGTCCGCAACGCCTTGCTCCCATTCACCTTTACGCGTCCTGTGGCTGATATCCGCATCGGTATCCTGACCATCCGCGAGAAATGGGAAAAATATCTGGGGTCAACCACCACCACGCTTACCGAAGAATACCTTTCCGAGAAATTCCCGATGGTGGAGATGGAGGAAAACGTGATGATCAACGCGTCCTTCCTTCCAAACGATGTATTGGCTGAAATGGTCAGGGGTCTCGAGCCCGGTCAGGCCATTTTTAAAGGTGAGGAAGTGATAGCTTTCTTTACACAGGATACGCAGGAGGAAGTTGATTTTGATGCTTATGAAATCACGGAGTTCCATGACGATTGCCTGACGGTCGCCCATCCGTGGGATATATTTGCGAAAAATGATGCTGCACTGCGCGAGGATTTTGATCTGATTACAGAAGACCGCCAGTCGCAGCCGATTCCAAATAGTGTGAACGTCATCGCCGCTGAAAATATATTTATTGAAGAGGGGGCGAAACTGGAATTTGTAACACTTAATGCATCAACAGGGCCAATATACATTGGAAAAAACGCTGAGATTATGGAAGGCTCCATCATACGCGGGCCATTTGCCCTCTGTGAAGGCGCGCAGGTGAAACTCGGTGCTAAAGTGTACGGTGCAACCACTGTCGGACCATTTTCGAGAATTGGTGGCGAAGTCAGCAATTCCGTTTTATTTGCTTATTCCAATAAGGGTCACGATGGGTTTTTAGGGAATTCGGTTTTGGGCGAATGGTGTAATCTTGGTGCCGACACGAACAATTCCAATCTTAAGAACAATTACGAAGAAGTAAAGCTTTGGAGTTATGAAACGGAAGGTTTTGCCAAAACCGGATTGCAATTCTGCGGACTGATGATGGGTGACCACAGCAAGTGCGGGATCAATACGATGTTTAATACCGGAACCGTTGTGGGCGTGAGCGCCAATATTTTTGGAAGCGGATTCCCGCGCAATTTCGTCCCTAGTTTCTCCTGGGGCGGTGCGTCCGGATTTACCACTTATATTACCAAAAAAGCTTTCGAGACTGCTAAAATCGTCATGTCACGCCGCAACGTCGAGTTTGACGAAAAGGAAGCCCGGATTCTGGAGCACGTATTTGAGGAAACCAAAAAGTGGCGGAAAGAATAA
- a CDS encoding type B 50S ribosomal protein L31: MKKGIHPENYRLVAFKDMSNDEVFITKSTADTRETIVHEGVEYPVVKMEISRTSHPFYTGKSKLIDTAGRIDKFKTKYAKHIK, encoded by the coding sequence ATGAAAAAAGGAATCCACCCGGAAAATTACAGATTAGTTGCTTTTAAGGACATGTCGAATGACGAGGTTTTTATCACTAAATCTACAGCTGACACAAGAGAAACGATCGTTCACGAAGGTGTTGAATACCCAGTAGTGAAAATGGAGATCTCCAGAACGTCTCACCCTTTTTACACAGGTAAATCAAAACTTATCGATACAGCAGGACGTATCGACAAGTTCAAAACCAAATATGCTAAACACATTAAATAA
- a CDS encoding DUF4199 family protein produces MTSIVKKTGLQSGIALGTLLILLSAYIYFQDLGWFNNVVVGMLTLLGIVISGTAAAILVRRKLGGFITFREAFATYFLTIFTAHAMQCVFAVIITSFVLTTETKVSMKQQMYEFNLNLMKQNLAPEADKDKMTASWPAYDPFSVKEVITPSILYLLRDCLFGFLAALVIRNKRALL; encoded by the coding sequence ATGACTTCAATCGTCAAGAAGACCGGCCTTCAATCCGGAATTGCCTTAGGAACGTTATTAATCTTACTGTCGGCGTACATTTACTTTCAGGACCTGGGCTGGTTCAACAATGTGGTTGTGGGCATGCTTACATTGCTGGGCATCGTTATTTCAGGGACGGCCGCGGCCATACTAGTCCGAAGAAAATTGGGGGGCTTCATCACTTTCCGGGAAGCTTTTGCAACGTATTTCCTGACCATTTTTACCGCGCATGCCATGCAGTGCGTATTTGCAGTAATTATTACGTCATTCGTACTTACTACGGAAACCAAAGTGTCGATGAAGCAGCAAATGTACGAGTTCAACCTGAACCTGATGAAGCAAAATCTTGCACCGGAAGCTGATAAGGATAAGATGACGGCATCCTGGCCTGCTTACGATCCATTTTCCGTGAAAGAAGTCATCACACCATCCATTTTGTATTTACTGCGGGACTGCCTGTTCGGGTTCCTTGCGGCATTGGTAATCCGAAATAAAAGAGCCTTACTGTAA
- a CDS encoding glycosyltransferase family 2 protein — protein MNISVVIPLLNEEESLRELHSWIVTVMKSNNFSYEIIFIDDGSTDRSWEIIEKLSGENQEVKGIRFLTNFGKSQALHAGFAKAEGDVIITMDADLQDNPEEIPELYRMIVDQKFDLVSGWKKKRYDSVVAKNLPSKLFNWAARKTSGVHLNDFNCGLKAYKKVVVKNIEVSGEMHRYIPVLAKNAGFGKIGEKVVKHQARKYGETKFGMDRFVNGFLDLITIWFLSRFGKRPMHLFGALGSVMFIIGFFAAGFIGINKLIRLYSHKPTVLVTENPWFYIALATMIIGTQLFLAGFLGEIILRTKSNEGRYKISETLNLK, from the coding sequence ATGAATATTTCTGTCGTAATACCGCTTCTGAACGAAGAAGAATCACTGAGGGAACTCCACTCCTGGATAGTAACGGTGATGAAATCCAACAACTTTTCGTACGAAATCATCTTTATCGATGACGGCAGTACGGACCGATCATGGGAAATCATCGAAAAGCTGTCGGGTGAAAACCAGGAAGTGAAAGGCATCCGTTTCCTGACGAATTTCGGAAAGTCACAGGCCCTGCACGCCGGTTTTGCCAAAGCCGAAGGCGATGTCATCATCACTATGGATGCCGATTTGCAGGATAATCCGGAAGAAATCCCGGAACTGTACCGCATGATCGTGGACCAGAAATTCGACCTGGTCTCGGGCTGGAAAAAAAAGCGCTATGACTCGGTTGTGGCAAAAAACCTGCCTTCAAAATTATTCAACTGGGCGGCACGCAAAACCTCCGGGGTACACCTCAACGATTTCAACTGCGGATTGAAAGCCTACAAAAAAGTTGTCGTCAAAAACATTGAGGTTTCAGGCGAAATGCACCGTTACATCCCTGTTTTGGCGAAAAATGCCGGATTTGGGAAAATAGGCGAAAAAGTAGTGAAGCATCAGGCGCGTAAATATGGGGAGACGAAGTTCGGGATGGACCGTTTTGTCAACGGATTCCTCGACCTGATCACCATCTGGTTCTTATCCCGGTTCGGAAAAAGGCCGATGCACCTGTTCGGGGCATTGGGATCGGTGATGTTTATCATTGGGTTTTTTGCGGCAGGATTTATCGGAATCAACAAACTCATCAGGCTGTACAGTCACAAGCCGACGGTTTTGGTAACCGAAAATCCCTGGTTTTACATCGCACTGGCGACAATGATTATCGGGACGCAGTTGTTTCTTGCCGGTTTTCTGGGCGAAATCATTTTGCGTACGAAAAGCAATGAAGGACGATACAAAATATCTGAAACACTGAATTTAAAGTAA
- a CDS encoding phospho-sugar mutase: MDKQQILDKANEWLTPVFDNATQEAIRKMMAEAPKELEESFYKNLEFGTGGMRGVMGVGTNRINKYTLGKNTQGLSDYMKSVFPGRDIKVAIAYDCRHNSDTLAKTVADVFSANGIKVYLFSELRPTPELSFALKYLGCQAGIVLTASHNPPEYNGYKVYWEDGGQLVPPQDGEIIKVIEATAYGDIRFSANDSLIEYISTEIDEAFWASSIENASFDTPQEAKDALEIVFTSLHGTSIRAVPDVLAKAGYRSVHIVPEQAEPNGDFPTVKSPNPEEPEALTMALALADKLNADIVVGTDPDCDRLGVAVRDNSGKMVLLNGNQTMVLMTHFLLEQWRKAGKINGKQFIGSTIVSTPMMMELAGAYGVECKVGLTGFKWIAKMIKDFPELQFIGGGEESFGFMVGDAVRDKDAVAATLLVCEMAARAKAKGSSVYNELLQLYVDFGFYKEHLVSLTKKGIEGLAEINQMMVDMRNNPVQEIDGERVIVVEDYKTSVMRNLLTGESETMDIPKSDVLIYYTEDGAKIAARPSGTEPKIKFYISVNAEISSLSDFAAAEKQLDLKIKNIISDLGIQ; this comes from the coding sequence ATGGACAAACAACAGATTTTGGATAAGGCCAACGAGTGGCTTACGCCGGTTTTTGACAACGCAACGCAGGAGGCCATCCGAAAAATGATGGCTGAGGCGCCCAAAGAGCTTGAGGAAAGTTTTTATAAAAACCTGGAATTCGGCACCGGCGGGATGCGCGGCGTCATGGGTGTGGGTACAAACCGCATTAATAAATACACACTGGGGAAAAACACCCAGGGGCTTTCTGATTATATGAAAAGTGTTTTCCCCGGGAGAGACATTAAGGTGGCGATCGCTTACGACTGCCGCCACAATAGCGACACCCTGGCAAAAACCGTTGCCGATGTGTTTTCGGCCAATGGGATCAAAGTGTATCTTTTTTCTGAATTGAGGCCGACGCCGGAGTTGTCCTTTGCACTCAAATACCTGGGCTGCCAGGCGGGCATCGTCTTAACAGCATCGCACAACCCTCCGGAATATAACGGTTATAAAGTGTACTGGGAGGATGGCGGCCAACTCGTGCCGCCACAGGACGGCGAAATCATTAAGGTGATTGAGGCTACGGCATACGGCGACATCAGGTTCAGCGCAAATGACAGCCTGATTGAATACATCAGCACCGAAATCGACGAGGCGTTCTGGGCGTCATCGATTGAAAATGCCAGCTTTGACACACCGCAGGAGGCCAAAGATGCGCTCGAAATTGTGTTCACGTCATTGCATGGCACCTCGATCAGGGCCGTACCCGATGTGCTTGCCAAAGCGGGTTACCGGAGCGTGCATATTGTTCCGGAGCAGGCCGAGCCCAACGGCGACTTCCCCACGGTGAAATCCCCGAATCCGGAAGAGCCTGAGGCATTGACCATGGCGCTGGCGCTGGCTGACAAGCTGAACGCGGATATTGTGGTAGGCACTGACCCCGATTGTGACCGGTTGGGCGTGGCGGTAAGAGACAATTCAGGTAAGATGGTGTTGCTCAATGGCAACCAGACGATGGTGTTAATGACACATTTCCTTTTGGAACAGTGGCGCAAGGCCGGGAAAATCAATGGTAAACAATTTATCGGATCGACCATCGTATCGACGCCGATGATGATGGAACTCGCGGGCGCTTACGGCGTAGAATGCAAAGTAGGACTGACCGGATTCAAATGGATCGCCAAGATGATCAAGGATTTCCCGGAACTGCAATTCATCGGTGGCGGCGAGGAGAGCTTCGGATTTATGGTGGGCGACGCCGTGCGCGACAAGGATGCCGTGGCAGCCACATTGCTGGTCTGTGAAATGGCTGCAAGGGCAAAGGCAAAGGGCAGTTCAGTTTACAACGAATTGCTGCAATTGTACGTTGACTTCGGATTTTATAAGGAACACCTGGTTTCGCTCACCAAAAAAGGAATCGAGGGATTGGCGGAAATCAACCAGATGATGGTCGATATGCGCAACAACCCCGTGCAGGAGATTGACGGAGAACGGGTGATTGTGGTCGAGGACTACAAAACGTCAGTGATGAGAAACCTACTGACCGGCGAATCTGAAACGATGGACATCCCCAAATCCGATGTGTTGATTTATTACACCGAAGACGGTGCGAAAATTGCGGCAAGACCTTCGGGCACCGAGCCGAAAATCAAGTTTTACATCAGTGTAAATGCTGAAATTTCAAGCCTTTCGGATTTCGCCGCCGCAGAAAAACAACTCGATCTGAAAATCAAAAACATCATTTCCGACCTGGGAATTCAATAG
- a CDS encoding ABC transporter ATP-binding protein: MDENIKKIIPFAKKYKAHVVWNVIHNILYALFGTLGMVMIFPVLKVLFGNEEKVTKLPEYNGLLHIDSYLNDMLFYYVHHYTVDYGPNYALLLTVSLVVVTFLFKNLFGYLGLQHLTKVKTGVLRDLREKMFQKIIELPVPYYSEKRKGDVMARMLGDVNEVQNSFFMVLELIVKEPLTILFSLFAMINISWKLTLFVFVFIPVSGFIISKIGKSLKSKSAKAQQENGHLISVVEETLSGLKVVKGYNAENYFTKTFNDSINRLYTLTNSIGKKNNLASPMSEFLGIIVISILLFYGGNLVLVDKSLDGSLFIAYIGLAYNILTPAKSISKASYQVKNGLAAAERVFEVLEVENTIQDKPDALVLEGFHHEIELRNIQFSYGKDPVLTNFSLTIKKGKTVALVGQSGSGKSTIANLLTRFYDVQQGEILIDGHDIKNVTMQSLRNLTGLVTQDSIMFNGTIRDNIRLGNLEATDEDVVEALKIANAYEFVKDLPEGIYTNIGDSGNKLSGGQKQRLSIARAVLKNPPIMILDEATSALDTESEKFVQVALENMMQHRTSVVIAHRLSTIQKADLIVVMQKGQIVEMGNHEELMLYNGIYRKLVEMQSFES, encoded by the coding sequence ATGGACGAGAATATTAAAAAGATCATCCCGTTTGCGAAGAAGTACAAGGCGCACGTCGTGTGGAATGTGATCCACAACATACTGTATGCGCTTTTCGGTACGCTCGGGATGGTCATGATTTTCCCGGTGCTGAAGGTGCTTTTCGGCAATGAGGAAAAAGTCACAAAACTTCCGGAGTATAACGGGCTGCTGCACATCGACTCTTATCTTAATGATATGCTGTTTTATTATGTGCACCATTACACTGTCGATTACGGGCCGAATTACGCCTTGCTCCTGACGGTTTCGCTGGTCGTGGTCACGTTCCTGTTCAAGAACCTTTTCGGATACCTCGGCCTGCAGCACCTCACTAAAGTCAAGACGGGTGTGCTTCGTGACCTGCGGGAAAAAATGTTCCAGAAGATTATCGAATTGCCGGTGCCCTATTATTCCGAAAAACGGAAGGGCGACGTAATGGCGCGTATGCTCGGCGACGTAAATGAAGTGCAAAACTCTTTCTTCATGGTGCTCGAACTCATCGTGAAAGAACCGCTGACCATCCTGTTTTCGCTTTTTGCCATGATCAACATCAGCTGGAAACTTACGTTGTTTGTTTTCGTATTCATCCCGGTTTCCGGATTTATCATTTCCAAAATAGGGAAATCACTCAAGAGCAAATCTGCGAAAGCGCAGCAGGAAAATGGCCACCTCATCTCCGTGGTGGAAGAAACGCTTTCGGGCCTTAAAGTCGTAAAGGGATACAACGCTGAGAATTATTTTACCAAAACATTCAACGATTCGATCAACCGTTTGTATACGCTGACGAACAGCATCGGGAAAAAGAACAACCTCGCCTCACCGATGTCTGAGTTCCTAGGCATCATTGTCATTTCGATCCTGCTTTTTTACGGCGGAAATCTGGTTTTGGTCGACAAATCGCTCGATGGCTCACTGTTCATTGCCTACATCGGCCTGGCCTACAACATCCTCACGCCGGCAAAATCCATATCCAAGGCGTCTTACCAGGTCAAGAACGGACTCGCCGCGGCCGAGAGGGTTTTTGAGGTGCTCGAAGTTGAAAATACGATTCAGGATAAACCCGACGCTTTGGTCCTGGAGGGATTCCATCACGAGATTGAACTCCGCAACATCCAGTTTTCATATGGTAAAGATCCCGTACTGACTAATTTCTCGCTGACGATAAAGAAAGGGAAAACGGTAGCGCTCGTCGGGCAGTCCGGAAGTGGAAAAAGCACGATTGCCAATCTGCTGACGCGTTTTTATGATGTACAGCAGGGCGAAATCCTCATCGACGGGCACGACATCAAGAATGTCACCATGCAGTCGCTGCGAAACCTGACCGGACTGGTCACCCAGGACAGCATCATGTTCAATGGTACGATCCGCGATAATATCCGGCTTGGAAATCTTGAAGCCACCGACGAGGATGTGGTCGAAGCGCTCAAAATCGCTAATGCCTACGAATTCGTAAAGGATTTACCGGAAGGCATTTACACGAACATCGGGGACAGTGGCAACAAGCTCTCCGGCGGACAGAAGCAACGCCTCAGCATTGCACGGGCGGTGCTCAAAAACCCACCAATCATGATTCTTGATGAAGCGACGTCGGCGCTGGACACCGAAAGCGAGAAATTCGTTCAGGTGGCGTTGGAAAACATGATGCAGCACCGGACTTCAGTCGTGATTGCCCACCGGCTTTCGACCATACAGAAAGCCGATCTGATTGTCGTGATGCAAAAAGGGCAAATCGTTGAAATGGGCAACCACGAAGAACTGATGCTCTACAACGGCATTTACCGGAAACTGGTGGAAATGCAAAGTTTTGAATCCTAA
- a CDS encoding imelysin family protein: MKNRIFSLAILAMASAALVNCSNNNEVTIENPNGPLYDEVLTNVANNVIVETYGELNTKAIALKASINAMTFPATEEQVMAVKLAWQATRAPWEQSESFLYGPVGIEEVVDPAIDSWPVDVASIEVIKNNPNPITASSLADNDDARGFHTIEYFIWGINSNKTAAEITAREIEFLRAAADDLQQNTQKLYDAWKAGGGNYVANFSNAGGLGSIYPSQKAALDEIVQGLAGIATEVATGKIEEPLNGNAGTAKPEAEESRFSNNSKLDFANNIRSIENIYLGDYNGATGKGLTDIVKFANPTLDTNIQAKITAAITAINAIPGTFTDAISNNRTAVQNAQTKVNELKTLLESQLLPLITNLQ, translated from the coding sequence ATGAAAAATAGGATATTCAGCCTGGCAATACTCGCAATGGCTTCGGCAGCACTGGTAAATTGCAGCAATAACAACGAGGTGACAATAGAAAACCCAAACGGGCCCTTGTATGATGAAGTGCTTACTAACGTAGCAAACAATGTGATTGTCGAGACGTATGGTGAACTGAACACTAAAGCCATTGCGCTTAAAGCATCTATCAATGCCATGACTTTCCCGGCGACCGAAGAGCAGGTCATGGCCGTTAAACTGGCCTGGCAGGCGACACGAGCGCCCTGGGAGCAATCTGAAAGCTTCCTTTACGGACCTGTAGGTATCGAGGAAGTGGTGGATCCGGCCATCGATTCGTGGCCTGTTGACGTGGCTTCGATTGAAGTCATAAAAAACAACCCGAACCCGATTACAGCAAGCTCATTGGCTGATAATGATGATGCCCGGGGTTTCCACACGATCGAATATTTTATCTGGGGTATTAACAGCAACAAAACAGCCGCTGAGATTACCGCAAGGGAGATAGAATTCCTGCGTGCGGCAGCCGACGATTTGCAGCAGAATACGCAAAAACTCTATGATGCTTGGAAAGCAGGCGGAGGGAACTACGTTGCAAATTTCTCGAATGCTGGTGGTCTGGGAAGCATTTACCCTTCACAAAAGGCTGCATTGGATGAAATTGTTCAGGGACTTGCGGGTATCGCTACTGAAGTCGCCACCGGAAAAATCGAGGAACCTTTAAACGGCAATGCGGGCACCGCGAAACCTGAAGCGGAAGAATCGCGTTTCAGCAACAACTCCAAGCTCGATTTTGCCAATAACATCCGCAGTATCGAGAATATTTATCTCGGCGATTATAACGGCGCGACAGGCAAAGGCCTGACTGACATCGTGAAATTTGCAAATCCGACGCTGGACACCAATATCCAGGCGAAAATTACTGCCGCCATTACAGCAATCAACGCCATTCCCGGGACATTCACCGACGCCATCAGCAACAACAGGACCGCGGTCCAGAATGCGCAAACCAAGGTAAACGAGTTGAAAACACTATTGGAAAGCCAACTGCTGCCGCTGATTACGAATCTGCAATAA